One Electrophorus electricus isolate fEleEle1 chromosome 13, fEleEle1.pri, whole genome shotgun sequence DNA segment encodes these proteins:
- the abch1 gene encoding ABC transporter G family member 20, which produces MMKAAVDVCLCVESYNAAILCRDVCRSYGKLRVLTDLNLSVPQGQIYGLLGPSGCGKTTLLKCIVGTLKISRGHISVLGKPPAFPGHEVPGRMVGYMPQDIALYNEFTISETLWFYGRVHGLSSIETQARMDFLINFLDLPQKKSLVRNLSGGQRRRVSLGAALLQNPQLLILDEPTVGVDPVLRAKIWQHLVDIVRGGEVSVIITTHYIEEARQAHTVGLMRNGRLLYEGKPEAVMKQHNAATLESAFLQLCEDSDQTGPEASAQGPAQVNSPTPGGPEDESRAPILGKSPQAAGVNTPKADWKVKVRHVIPKWRNIVALTIKTLVRMKRNPGSLCFQFLLPMIQICLMCLCIGGEPRGIEVAVVNNESSSSSFSRTLLSLLDNASVHQVSLSHSQAMEGIRNGEYWGVLEFGQNFTSFLTKRMLQPRVSREVVEGGSVHVWLDLTNQQIAIMLQKKLHEAFQAFIENKMGSLAYLVSVPVKFEEPIYGSQNTDFTTFVTPGAVLSITFYLAVGLTALSFVLERKEGLMDRCRVAGVSSLETMLAHLFSQLLVISVQITLLLSFILLVFKIPNEGSLALVVTLIVLQGVTGISFGLVISSAIDDEQSANQAALGIFYPNLIISGVIWPVECIPYPLRYLSLVLPQTYASESLRCIMYRGWGLSRMMVWRGFAITLGWNTFFLILATVILKMRM; this is translated from the exons ATGATGAAGGCTGCCGtggatgtgtgcttgtgtgtggagAGCTACAATGCTGCTATCCTCTGTCGGGATGTGTGTCGCTCCTACGGAAAGCTCAGAGTCCTCACTGACCTCAACCTGTCTGTTCCACAGGGCCAGAT CTATGGTTTGCTGGGACCAAGTGGGTGTGGGAAGACCACCCTGCTGAAGTGCATCGTGGGAACTCTGAAGATCTCACGAGGTCATATTAGCGTGCTGGGGAAGCCCCCGGCGTTCCCGGGACATGAGGTCCCAGGGAGGATGGTGGGATACATGCCGCAG GACATCGCCCTGTACAACGAGTTCACCATCAGCGAGACACTCTGGTTCTACGGTCGCGTTCATGGTCTATCCTCCATTGAAACCCAGGCCCGAATGGACTTCCTCATCAACTTCCTGGACCTGCCTCAGAAGAAAAGCCTGGTCAGGAACCTCAG TGGAGGTCAGCGGCGTCGTGTTTCCCTCGGTGCTGCTCTTCTTCAGAACCCTCAGCTCCTCATCCTCGACGAACCCACCGTAGGAGTGGACCCTGTTCTCCGAGCCAA GATTTGGCAGCACCTCGTGGACATCGTAAGAGGAGGGGAGGTGTCGGTCATCATCACTACCCATTACATAGAGGAAGCCAGACAGGCGCACACG GTGGGGTTAATGAGGAACGGAAGACTCTTATATGAAGGTAAACCTGAGGCAGTGATGAAGCAGCACAATGCAGCA ACACTGGAGAGTGCCTTTCTGCAGCTTTGTGAGGACTCTGACCAAACAGGGCCCGAGGCCAGCGCCCAGGGTCCTGCCCAGGTGAACAGCCCGACTCCGGGCGGGCCAGAGGACGAAAGCAGAGCGCCCATTCTGGGGAAAAGCCCCCAGGCTGCAGGCGTAAACACACCAAAAG ctgACTGGAAGGTGAAAGTACGACATGTCATTCCAAAATGGCGGAATATTGTTGCCCTGACGATCAAAACGTTGGTGAGAATGAAGAGAAATCCCGG ctccctctgtttCCAGTTCCTGCTGCCCATGATTCAGATCTGCctgatgtgtctgtgcattGGCGGAGAGCCGAGGGGGATCGAGGTGGCAGTGGTTAATAACGAGAGCAGTTCCAGCTCCTTCAGTcgcacacttctctctctcctcgacAACGCAAGTGTCCACCAG GTGAGCCTCTCTCATTCCCAGGCTATGGAAGGTATCCGTAACGGAGAGTACTGGGGAGTCCTGGAGTTTGGCCAGAACTTCACCAGCTTCCTGACCAAGAG AATGTTGCAGCCCAGAGTCTCCAGAGAGGTGGTCGAGGGCGGGTCTGTGCACGTGTGGCTGGACTTGACCA atcaGCAAATAGCAATCATGCTACAAAAGAAACTTCATGAAGCATTTCAG gccttcattgaaaataaaatgggtAGTCTGGCCTACCTGGTCTCTGTCCCCGTTAAG TTTGAGGAGCCCATATACGGCAGTCAGAACACGGACTTCACTACGTTTGTGACTCCTGGGGCAGTTCTGAG CATCACCTTCTACCTGGCTGTGGGACTCACTGCGCTCTCCTTCGTCCTGGAGAGGAAGGAAGGGCTAATGGACAGGTGCCGGGTGGCAG GAGTGAGCTCACTGGAGACCATGCTGGCTCATCTCTTCTCTCAGCTGTTAGTCATCAGTGTCCAGATCACTCTGCTGCTTTCATTTATCCTGCTTGTGTTCAAG attccTAATGAAGGATCCCTGGCCTTGGTTGTCACCCTGATTGTGCTGCAGGGCGTGACCGGAATCTCCTTCGGATTGGTCATCTCCTCTGCCATCGACGACGAGCAGTCAGCGAATCAGGCGGCCCTGGGCATCTTCTACCCCAATCTCATTATCAGCG GTGTTATCTGGCCGGTGGAGTGTATACCATATCCCCTGCGTTACCTGAGTCTGGTGCTGCCTCAGACCTATGCGTCTGAGTCCCTGCGATGCATTATGTACCGag GGTGGGGTCTGTCACGCATGATGGTGTGGCGGGGCTTTGCCATCACTCTTGGCTGGAACACTTTCTTCCTCATCTTGGCCACAGTCATCCTCAAGATGAGGATGTGA